One segment of Dolichospermum sp. DET69 DNA contains the following:
- a CDS encoding site-specific DNA-methyltransferase, which produces MATGIPSKNGRNHKQNTTSFRIEYEGKMPIEDILKIQPAKLNHIISVEGYPRNQLVYGDNLNVLRTLLNNENVAGKVNLVYIDPPYSTGSSFESRNSNHAYDDLMEGAEYLEYLRQRLILIREILSEEGSIYVHLDEKMACTVKIIMDEIFGVKNFRNWITRKKCNPKNYTRKQYGNVADFILFYTKTDNYVWNQPFDAWTEDSIKKEYQYVEEGTGRLYKKVPIHAPGVRKGATGQPWRGMSPPPGKHWQYIPETLDEMDTRGEIYWSSTGNPRRKVYLDNSQGISIQDIWLDFKDAHNQNIKITGYPTEKNSEMMKRIIMASSNPGDIVLDAFAGSGTTLTVSEELGRKWIGIDNSPLSIDTIIKRLVNGSEAMGDFVNGKNGSCKYKQINLIDFNRILKTGLDLYSEESESLALISDQIIKNWNSKLNYLTSFV; this is translated from the coding sequence ATGGCAACAGGAATACCTAGTAAAAATGGGCGTAATCATAAACAAAATACAACATCTTTCCGAATTGAATATGAAGGAAAAATGCCTATAGAAGATATATTGAAAATTCAGCCAGCTAAGTTAAATCATATAATTAGCGTTGAAGGATATCCTAGAAATCAACTAGTATATGGAGATAATTTAAACGTCCTTCGCACATTATTAAATAATGAGAATGTTGCCGGAAAAGTGAACTTAGTATATATTGATCCTCCATACTCCACAGGTAGCAGTTTTGAGTCTCGTAATAGCAATCATGCTTATGATGATCTCATGGAAGGTGCAGAATATTTAGAATATTTGCGTCAACGTCTTATTTTAATTAGAGAAATTCTATCAGAAGAAGGTTCTATTTATGTACATTTAGATGAAAAAATGGCTTGTACTGTCAAAATTATCATGGATGAAATTTTTGGAGTTAAAAATTTTCGTAATTGGATTACTAGAAAAAAATGTAATCCTAAAAACTATACACGCAAACAATATGGTAATGTTGCCGATTTTATTCTTTTTTATACAAAAACAGATAATTATGTATGGAATCAACCTTTTGATGCTTGGACAGAAGACTCGATTAAAAAAGAATATCAATATGTGGAAGAAGGAACAGGAAGACTATATAAAAAAGTTCCTATTCATGCTCCAGGAGTAAGAAAAGGAGCAACTGGTCAACCTTGGAGGGGTATGTCACCACCTCCCGGTAAACATTGGCAATACATACCAGAAACTTTGGATGAAATGGACACAAGGGGAGAAATATATTGGTCTTCAACAGGTAATCCCAGAAGAAAAGTATATTTAGATAATAGTCAGGGTATTTCAATTCAAGATATTTGGCTTGATTTTAAAGACGCTCACAATCAAAATATTAAAATTACTGGTTATCCAACGGAGAAAAATTCAGAAATGATGAAACGGATAATTATGGCTTCATCAAATCCAGGAGATATTGTTTTAGATGCTTTTGCAGGAAGTGGAACTACTCTAACTGTATCTGAAGAATTAGGTAGAAAATGGATAGGTATTGATAATTCTCCATTATCTATTGATACTATAATTAAACGTTTAGTTAATGGTAGTGAAGCAATGGGTGATTTTGTCAATGGCAAAAATGGTAGTTGTAAATATAAACAAATAAACTTAATTGACTTTAATAGAATTTTAAAAACAGGTTTAGACTTGTATAGTGAAGAATCAGAAAGTTTAGCGTTAATTTCTGATCAAATCATCAAAAATTGGAATAGTAAACTTAACTATCTAACCAGCTTTGTGTAA
- a CDS encoding type II toxin-antitoxin system VapC family toxin — MIFVDTGAWFASVVPSDSNHKNAILWLTNNTDSLVTTDYVIDETLTLLRARGETKRAIILGEAFFSGKLATIYYLTEEDTRLTWRIFRDYSDKEWSFTDCSSKVIMEKLDIIQAFSFDYHFRQFGIFQVVP; from the coding sequence ATGATTTTTGTAGATACGGGTGCTTGGTTTGCTAGTGTTGTTCCTTCAGATTCCAACCATAAAAACGCTATTTTATGGTTAACTAATAATACAGATTCTTTAGTAACAACTGATTATGTAATTGATGAAACATTAACTTTATTAAGAGCAAGAGGAGAAACCAAAAGAGCAATTATTTTAGGTGAAGCTTTCTTCTCAGGTAAGTTAGCAACTATATATTATTTAACAGAAGAAGATACTCGCCTAACTTGGCGGATTTTTCGTGATTATTCTGACAAAGAATGGAGTTTCACAGATTGTAGTAGTAAAGTTATCATGGAAAAGTTAGATATTATCCAAGCATTTTCATTTGATTATCATTTTCGTCAATTTGGTATTTTTCAAGTCGTTCCGTAA
- a CDS encoding antitoxin family protein, which translates to MPVEAIYEQGTLRLSQPIKLAEGSKVQVIIIPLESNYQQKKTLEILQEIAELPLEGKTDPFDGKDHDQVLYCQ; encoded by the coding sequence ATGCCAGTAGAAGCCATTTATGAACAAGGAACATTGAGATTATCACAACCGATAAAACTAGCAGAAGGAAGTAAAGTACAAGTAATTATCATTCCTCTAGAATCTAATTATCAACAGAAAAAAACATTAGAAATTTTACAAGAGATTGCTGAACTTCCTTTAGAGGGTAAAACAGATCCTTTTGATGGCAAAGATCATGATCAAGTTTTATATTGTCAATAG
- a CDS encoding DUF433 domain-containing protein, whose amino-acid sequence MLNLERITFDPQIMAGQACIRGMRIPVSLVVNLVANGKPLEEILEEYPDLEADDIRQSLLYAAWLTQERVYSFKTA is encoded by the coding sequence ATGTTAAATTTAGAAAGGATTACATTTGATCCGCAAATCATGGCAGGACAAGCTTGTATTCGGGGGATGCGAATACCTGTTTCTTTAGTGGTAAATTTAGTAGCTAATGGAAAACCACTAGAGGAGATTTTAGAAGAATATCCTGATTTAGAAGCTGATGATATTCGTCAATCTTTGCTTTATGCAGCGTGGTTGACTCAAGAAAGGGTTTATTCTTTTAAAACTGCGTAA
- a CDS encoding DUF5615 family PIN-like protein, producing the protein MKFLADMGISLRTVVWLRSAGYDVVHLREQGLQKLPDYEILIKACAEERIILTIDLDFAQLLAVSGDSLPSVILFRLGNENYHVINECLTTILSQCQEDLEVGSIISVNNETFRVKRLPI; encoded by the coding sequence ATGAAGTTTTTAGCTGATATGGGAATTTCACTACGGACTGTAGTTTGGTTGCGTAGTGCTGGTTATGATGTGGTGCATTTGCGAGAACAGGGTTTGCAAAAACTACCAGATTATGAAATTTTAATTAAAGCTTGTGCCGAAGAGCGAATTATATTAACTATAGATTTAGACTTTGCTCAACTTTTAGCTGTGAGTGGAGATAGTTTACCCAGTGTAATTTTATTTCGGTTAGGTAATGAAAATTATCATGTAATTAATGAATGTTTAACAACAATTTTGAGCCAATGTCAGGAAGATTTGGAAGTGGGATCAATTATTTCTGTAAATAATGAAACTTTTCGTGTTAAGAGATTACCCATATAG
- a CDS encoding DUF488 domain-containing protein has product MSNSVDLFTIGFTQKTAQKFFDTLVKSGVKRVIDTRLNNVSQLAGFAKKTDLEYFLKKLGNIEYVHILELAPTKDILDEYKKNKGEWSVYEQKFLHLMTEREIEKKVRPELLDGGCLLCSEAKPHYCHRRLVAEYLSTKWGNVKICHL; this is encoded by the coding sequence ATGAGTAATTCCGTTGACTTATTCACAATCGGCTTTACCCAAAAAACTGCCCAGAAATTCTTTGATACTCTTGTTAAATCTGGCGTTAAGCGCGTTATTGATACACGATTGAATAATGTCTCTCAATTAGCAGGATTTGCCAAGAAAACAGACTTAGAATATTTTCTGAAAAAGCTTGGTAATATTGAATACGTCCATATTCTTGAACTAGCACCTACAAAAGATATTTTAGATGAATATAAGAAAAATAAAGGTGAGTGGTCAGTTTATGAGCAGAAATTTCTTCATCTAATGACAGAAAGAGAAATTGAAAAAAAAGTTAGACCAGAACTATTAGATGGTGGATGTCTTTTGTGTAGCGAGGCCAAACCCCATTACTGTCATCGCCGATTAGTGGCAGAATATTTAAGTACCAAGTGGGGAAATGTCAAAATATGTCATCTGTGA
- a CDS encoding DUF488 domain-containing protein, with translation MKLFTIGHSNHSIETFIELLLEHNVTALADVRSHPYSRYLPHFNSILIKESLKSAKIKYVFLGQELGARPKNPECYVDGKAVYEKIAATELFKKGIQRVIDGLKNYSIALMCAEKDPIVCHRAILVCQHLRNERNLEINHIKSNGDLESHYKLEDRLLARHGLKPLALVAAPVQLSLFSDNSQNRQPSNPLSREESIKEAYRLQSDEVAYVEKKGNEYE, from the coding sequence ATGAAACTGTTTACTATTGGTCATTCAAATCATAGTATAGAAACTTTTATTGAGCTTTTGCTAGAGCATAATGTTACAGCATTGGCAGACGTGCGATCGCATCCTTATAGCCGATATTTACCTCATTTTAACAGCATACTAATTAAAGAGTCACTTAAAAGCGCAAAGATAAAATATGTATTTTTAGGACAAGAACTAGGTGCTAGACCAAAAAACCCAGAATGTTATGTTGATGGTAAAGCTGTATATGAAAAAATTGCCGCTACTGAATTATTTAAAAAAGGAATTCAACGTGTAATTGATGGGTTGAAAAATTATAGTATTGCTCTCATGTGCGCGGAAAAAGATCCCATTGTTTGCCATCGCGCGATTTTAGTTTGTCAACATTTACGAAATGAGCGTAATTTAGAAATCAATCATATTAAAAGTAATGGTGACTTAGAATCACATTATAAACTTGAAGACAGATTATTAGCTAGACATGGTTTAAAGCCATTAGCTCTTGTAGCAGCACCAGTGCAATTATCTCTCTTTTCTGATAATTCACAAAATCGTCAACCTTCCAATCCACTTTCAAGGGAAGAGTCTATAAAAGAGGCTTACAGGTTGCAAAGTGATGAAGTTGCTTATGTAGAAAAAAAAGGAAATGAATATGAGTAA
- a CDS encoding NAD(P)(+) transhydrogenase (Re/Si-specific) subunit beta, whose protein sequence is MSDFLPTGIQLTYLVAASLFILGLKKLGSPATARNGNLVAAVGMLLAIVATMLDQKVLNYEMILVGLAIGSIIGAVIAYKVEMTQMPQMVGLLNGLGGASSALIAVAEFWRLLGSSQPIPLDVNISMLLDVLIGGVTLTGSFLAFAKLQGLVRGTPITFPLQQPVNLLLLGAYLAGSAYLIMSPDSLPIFLAVVAVSLVLGVMFVLPIGGGDMPVVISLLNSLSGVAAAAAGFVVMNNMLIIAGALVGASGLILTEIMCKAMNRSLFSVLFSAFGSVSTATGGAAAGASNQTVRSIDPEEGAMMLGYARSVVIVPGYGMAVAQAQHSVRELADQLERMGVDVKYAIHPVAGRMPGHMNVLLAEANVAYTQLYDMEDINPQFEQADVALVIGANDVVNPAARSDVNSPIYGMPILEVDRAKQTIVIKRGMSAGFAGVDNELFYKAKTTMLFGSAKDMVAKLVSEVKQL, encoded by the coding sequence ATGAGCGACTTTTTACCAACTGGGATTCAGCTAACCTACTTAGTCGCTGCATCATTATTTATTCTCGGTTTGAAAAAGCTCGGTTCTCCAGCTACAGCCAGAAACGGTAATCTTGTCGCTGCGGTGGGAATGTTATTAGCTATTGTTGCCACAATGCTAGATCAAAAAGTATTAAATTACGAGATGATTTTGGTAGGTTTGGCTATTGGTTCTATTATTGGCGCTGTTATCGCTTATAAGGTAGAAATGACCCAAATGCCCCAAATGGTGGGCTTACTCAACGGGTTGGGTGGTGCGTCTTCTGCACTTATCGCTGTGGCGGAATTTTGGCGGTTGTTAGGAAGTTCTCAACCTATCCCCCTCGATGTCAACATTTCCATGTTATTGGATGTGTTAATCGGTGGTGTGACATTAACCGGTAGTTTTCTGGCTTTTGCCAAATTGCAAGGTTTAGTCCGTGGTACTCCCATTACTTTTCCTTTGCAACAACCTGTTAACCTGTTACTGTTAGGTGCTTATTTAGCGGGAAGTGCCTATTTAATCATGTCACCGGATAGTTTACCCATCTTTTTAGCGGTGGTGGCTGTTTCTTTGGTGTTAGGGGTGATGTTTGTACTGCCTATTGGTGGCGGTGATATGCCCGTTGTAATTTCGTTGTTAAACTCTCTATCAGGTGTGGCGGCGGCGGCGGCGGGTTTTGTAGTGATGAATAATATGTTAATCATCGCTGGGGCTTTGGTGGGCGCTTCCGGTCTGATTTTGACTGAGATTATGTGTAAGGCCATGAATCGGTCTTTATTCAGTGTCCTATTTAGTGCTTTTGGTTCAGTTTCTACTGCTACTGGTGGGGCTGCGGCTGGTGCAAGTAATCAAACTGTTCGCAGTATAGATCCCGAAGAAGGGGCGATGATGTTGGGTTATGCGCGTTCTGTGGTGATTGTCCCAGGTTACGGTATGGCGGTTGCTCAGGCACAGCATAGCGTCCGGGAGTTGGCAGATCAACTTGAACGCATGGGTGTGGATGTGAAATATGCGATACATCCGGTGGCGGGGAGAATGCCGGGACACATGAATGTATTATTGGCAGAAGCTAATGTGGCCTATACGCAGTTGTATGATATGGAGGATATTAATCCCCAGTTTGAACAGGCTGATGTGGCGTTGGTGATTGGTGCTAATGATGTGGTCAATCCGGCGGCGCGTAGTGATGTGAATAGTCCTATCTATGGGATGCCGATTTTGGAGGTTGATCGCGCAAAGCAAACTATTGTGATTAAGCGCGGTATGAGTGCTGGTTTTGCTGGTGTTGATAATGAGTTGTTTTATAAGGCTAAAACGACGATGTTGTTTGGTAGCGCTAAGGATATGGTGGCTAAGTTGGTTAGTGAGGTGAAGCAACTTTAG
- a CDS encoding NAD(P) transhydrogenase subunit alpha, with protein sequence MTEALVPALFVLVLASFIGFEVINKIPPTLHTPLMSGSNAISGISVIGAILAAGERNTNLSVILGLIAVILAMVNVVGGFLVTDRMLQMFKKKEIKA encoded by the coding sequence ATGACAGAAGCATTAGTTCCAGCTTTATTTGTACTTGTCTTAGCCTCTTTTATCGGCTTTGAAGTTATTAACAAAATTCCCCCCACATTACACACTCCTTTAATGTCGGGTTCCAATGCCATTTCCGGGATTTCGGTAATTGGTGCAATTCTCGCTGCTGGGGAAAGAAACACCAATTTATCCGTAATTCTCGGTTTAATTGCGGTGATATTGGCAATGGTTAACGTAGTCGGTGGTTTTTTAGTCACTGACAGAATGTTGCAAATGTTTAAAAAAAAGGAAATTAAAGCATGA
- a CDS encoding Re/Si-specific NAD(P)(+) transhydrogenase subunit alpha, giving the protein MKIAVAKEIEVCERRVALIPDTVAKLVKQGLEVWVEAGAGEKAFFSDADYEAAGARISDDSAQLWSEADILLKVSPPQTREDGRSEIELLKSGSVLISFLNPLGNPVIAQQLANRQITALSMELIPRTTRAQSMDALSSQASLAGYKAVLIAAAALPKYFPMLTTAAGTIPPAKVFIMGAGVAGLQAIATARRLGAVVEAFDIRPAVKEEVQSLGAKFVEVKLEEETVAAGGYAKEISEASKKRTQEVVAHHVKNADIVITTAQVPGRKAPILVTEEMVAQMKPGSVIVDLAADQGGNCACTEAGKDIIWNGVTIIGPINLPSSMPVHASQLYAKNVTSLMQLLIKDKVLQINFSDDIVDAACVTHGGEIRNQRVKDALQTVAV; this is encoded by the coding sequence ATGAAAATAGCAGTTGCTAAAGAAATAGAAGTTTGTGAACGGCGTGTAGCTTTAATTCCCGATACCGTAGCTAAATTAGTCAAACAAGGTTTAGAAGTTTGGGTAGAAGCAGGAGCGGGAGAAAAAGCATTTTTCAGTGATGCTGATTATGAAGCCGCAGGGGCAAGGATTAGTGATGATTCTGCCCAATTATGGAGTGAAGCAGATATTTTACTCAAGGTTAGCCCACCCCAAACCAGAGAAGATGGAAGATCAGAAATTGAGTTACTCAAATCTGGTTCTGTATTAATTAGCTTCCTCAATCCCCTGGGAAATCCCGTAATTGCCCAACAATTGGCAAATCGGCAAATTACAGCTTTGAGTATGGAATTAATCCCCCGTACCACCAGAGCGCAAAGCATGGATGCTTTGTCCTCCCAAGCCTCACTAGCGGGTTATAAAGCCGTATTGATTGCGGCGGCGGCATTACCGAAATATTTCCCCATGCTGACCACTGCGGCGGGGACTATTCCCCCAGCTAAAGTATTTATTATGGGTGCTGGTGTAGCCGGATTGCAAGCGATCGCTACAGCTAGAAGACTAGGAGCAGTAGTAGAAGCCTTTGACATCCGCCCAGCCGTCAAAGAAGAAGTGCAAAGCTTAGGAGCGAAATTCGTCGAAGTCAAACTGGAAGAAGAAACCGTTGCAGCCGGTGGTTACGCCAAAGAAATATCCGAAGCTAGTAAAAAGCGTACCCAGGAAGTAGTCGCCCACCACGTCAAAAACGCCGATATCGTCATTACCACAGCCCAAGTACCAGGCAGAAAAGCGCCCATTCTCGTCACAGAGGAAATGGTAGCGCAGATGAAACCAGGTTCAGTAATTGTGGATTTAGCTGCTGACCAAGGTGGAAACTGCGCTTGTACAGAAGCAGGTAAAGATATTATTTGGAACGGTGTAACCATTATTGGACCAATTAATTTACCCTCATCTATGCCAGTACACGCTAGTCAACTTTATGCAAAGAATGTTACCTCATTAATGCAACTGTTGATTAAAGATAAAGTATTACAAATCAACTTTAGTGATGACATTGTTGATGCTGCTTGTGTTACTCATGGTGGAGAAATTAGAAACCAACGAGTAAAGGACGCTTTGCAGACGGTAGCGGTTTAG
- a CDS encoding DUF2808 domain-containing protein, with translation MKRLLSALTVTGCLLTGLTTPILAQSLPGLTLFSGVKRENQLPYRLDFGGQTNSTDRYILKVPAQKMKLAVAQFAISYPDYYKGTFDPKNIEVLVKGKKVALSEVKWDKEGGVIKIFPEEPIPAGRKVELVLSNVENPAFGGVFYFRCQVLSPGDVPLLRDLGTWIISIT, from the coding sequence ATGAAACGCCTACTTTCTGCCTTAACCGTCACTGGCTGTTTATTAACAGGCTTGACAACTCCGATTTTAGCGCAAAGTTTACCTGGATTAACACTTTTTAGCGGTGTCAAAAGAGAAAATCAACTGCCCTACCGCTTAGATTTTGGCGGACAAACCAATAGCACTGATCGTTATATATTAAAAGTTCCCGCCCAAAAAATGAAATTGGCAGTGGCTCAATTTGCCATTAGCTATCCTGATTATTACAAGGGAACTTTTGATCCCAAAAATATTGAAGTCCTAGTTAAAGGTAAAAAAGTCGCCCTATCTGAAGTCAAATGGGATAAAGAAGGAGGGGTGATTAAAATATTTCCCGAAGAACCAATTCCCGCCGGTCGCAAAGTAGAGTTAGTCTTATCCAACGTTGAAAATCCAGCCTTTGGAGGGGTGTTTTATTTCAGATGTCAAGTTCTTTCCCCAGGTGATGTACCATTACTGCGTGATCTCGGTACATGGATTATCAGTATTACCTAA
- the rpmH gene encoding 50S ribosomal protein L34, whose amino-acid sequence MQSTLGGTCRKRKRTSGFRARMRTPDGRNVISARRRKGRHRLSV is encoded by the coding sequence ATGCAAAGCACACTAGGCGGCACTTGCCGTAAAAGAAAAAGAACATCAGGATTTCGGGCCAGAATGCGGACACCAGACGGCAGAAACGTGATTAGTGCTAGAAGAAGAAAAGGACGGCATCGTTTGAGTGTTTAG
- a CDS encoding ribonuclease P protein component: MALPKAYRLKSRQDFQAVFREGIRRHSSHFTLRALKPPLSTEPSLDTAPPVTKIGIAISTKVSKRAVVRNKIKRQMTAALHQLLPELVPGWRLVLIVKTTTAKSECETHKFLQELKQLLAQTEVLNGNS, from the coding sequence GTGGCTTTGCCCAAAGCATATCGTCTCAAATCCCGTCAGGATTTTCAGGCAGTTTTCCGGGAAGGAATTCGGCGACATAGTTCTCATTTCACATTGAGAGCCTTAAAACCTCCTCTTTCCACAGAACCTTCTTTGGATACTGCCCCCCCTGTTACAAAAATTGGTATTGCCATTAGTACAAAAGTAAGTAAACGCGCCGTTGTTCGCAACAAAATAAAAAGACAAATGACAGCAGCATTACATCAATTGTTGCCAGAATTAGTCCCAGGATGGCGGCTAGTATTAATTGTGAAAACAACAACAGCAAAATCTGAGTGCGAAACTCATAAATTTCTGCAAGAATTAAAGCAGTTGTTGGCACAAACTGAGGTATTAAATGGGAATTCGTGA
- a CDS encoding PH domain-containing protein, whose product MGIREEVYYEGGPHIGDLIINLLIGLTVVGIPLAVGAIVRAVWLRFRITDRRVCVTGGWMGRDRYDVIYSEVMKVVKVPRGIGLWGDMAITLKNGTLIEMRAIPNFREVYDYINERVAAKNPQYSSSK is encoded by the coding sequence ATGGGAATTCGTGAAGAAGTTTATTATGAGGGTGGTCCCCACATTGGGGATTTGATTATCAACCTGCTGATTGGACTAACGGTGGTGGGTATCCCCCTAGCTGTTGGGGCAATAGTCAGGGCTGTGTGGCTACGTTTCCGCATCACAGACCGACGGGTATGTGTGACGGGAGGTTGGATGGGACGCGATCGCTATGATGTAATTTATTCAGAAGTGATGAAAGTTGTCAAAGTTCCCCGTGGCATCGGTCTATGGGGAGATATGGCAATTACCCTCAAAAATGGTACCCTCATAGAAATGCGGGCTATTCCTAACTTTCGGGAAGTCTATGACTACATTAATGAAAGAGTTGCTGCGAAAAATCCCCAATATAGCAGTTCTAAATAA
- the yidC gene encoding membrane protein insertase YidC, with translation MDFGIGFLSNNVMLPIIDLFYGFVPSYGLAIVALTLIIRFALYPLSAGSIRSMRRMRVVQPLMQKRMAEIKERYKDDQQKQQEEMLKVQNEFGNPLAGCLPLLLQMPVLLALFATLRGSPFSGVNYSVNLQIFPEEQIERIQPQAFATSPQNIYIADGEHSPISAILPGGNKLTVGEKTKIQYQTVEGKSFDSLLVEHPEAKLTPEWKIMKGEERVKIDAEGNIEALEPGDVTIQGTIPGLAADKGFLFIDALGRVGAIDPDNTVHWDIVGMIVFFGISLYVSQMLSGQNSSGGNPQQDTVNKITPVLFSGMFLFFPLPAGVLMYMVIGNVFQTVQTYILSREPLPEEIQKIVDLQEKEAQTIDVKALPFEPKSSKKKATG, from the coding sequence ATGGATTTTGGTATTGGGTTTCTCTCGAACAACGTGATGTTGCCAATCATAGACCTTTTCTATGGTTTTGTCCCTAGCTATGGGTTGGCGATAGTAGCATTAACATTGATTATCCGCTTTGCACTCTATCCTCTGAGTGCTGGCTCTATCCGCAGTATGCGGCGGATGCGAGTCGTGCAGCCTCTCATGCAAAAGCGCATGGCAGAAATCAAAGAACGTTATAAAGACGATCAGCAAAAGCAACAAGAGGAAATGCTCAAGGTCCAAAATGAATTTGGTAATCCCTTAGCAGGATGTCTGCCTCTCCTCTTGCAAATGCCAGTATTATTAGCACTATTTGCCACTTTGCGGGGTTCACCTTTTTCCGGAGTCAACTACTCCGTTAACTTGCAAATCTTCCCTGAAGAACAAATCGAGCGCATTCAACCCCAAGCCTTTGCTACTTCCCCACAAAATATTTACATTGCTGATGGGGAACACTCTCCCATCTCTGCCATCTTACCGGGTGGTAATAAGTTAACAGTGGGAGAAAAAACTAAGATTCAATATCAAACCGTAGAAGGTAAATCATTTGATTCCCTCTTAGTAGAACACCCAGAAGCTAAGTTAACTCCTGAATGGAAAATCATGAAAGGGGAAGAACGGGTCAAAATTGATGCCGAAGGTAATATAGAAGCCTTAGAACCCGGAGACGTGACCATTCAAGGCACAATTCCCGGATTAGCAGCAGACAAAGGATTTCTCTTTATAGATGCTTTGGGCAGAGTCGGTGCTATTGATCCTGATAACACAGTTCATTGGGATATTGTGGGAATGATTGTCTTCTTTGGCATCAGCCTTTATGTCAGCCAAATGCTGTCTGGGCAAAATTCCAGCGGTGGCAACCCTCAACAAGATACAGTCAACAAAATTACCCCTGTTCTCTTTTCTGGGATGTTTTTATTCTTTCCCCTCCCGGCTGGGGTACTTATGTATATGGTAATTGGTAATGTTTTCCAAACCGTCCAAACCTATATCCTCTCCCGTGAACCTCTACCAGAAGAAATTCAAAAAATCGTAGACTTACAGGAAAAAGAAGCACAAACCATCGACGTAAAAGCGTTGCCATTTGAACCGAAAAGTTCTAAGAAAAAGGCTACTGGTTGA
- a CDS encoding RNA-binding protein yields the protein MSDISMQSSEQWLQNLLLLIGVSTQVRANLETTPSSEQDVPAGESYWLTIEQTNLTSEQIRILIGAGGSVIDGIQYLANSVLNLNQPEENQIAYTIELSGYRARRESEIRTLAENAAAEVRFSGREVELQSLSSLERRQIHTLLQEFSDLETFSRGKEPYRHLVVRQAVTP from the coding sequence ATGAGCGACATTTCTATGCAAAGTAGTGAACAATGGTTACAGAATTTGCTACTTCTAATTGGTGTATCTACTCAAGTACGGGCTAATTTAGAAACTACCCCATCTTCTGAGCAAGATGTACCAGCGGGAGAAAGCTACTGGTTGACAATAGAGCAAACTAATTTAACATCAGAACAAATTAGGATTTTAATTGGTGCTGGTGGTTCGGTGATAGATGGAATTCAGTATCTAGCAAATTCCGTTCTCAACTTGAATCAACCAGAAGAAAATCAGATAGCCTACACAATTGAATTGAGTGGTTATCGTGCCAGACGAGAATCTGAAATCCGGACTCTAGCAGAAAATGCTGCCGCAGAAGTCCGTTTTTCTGGCAGAGAGGTAGAACTTCAATCTCTGAGTTCTTTAGAACGCCGACAAATCCACACATTATTGCAGGAGTTTTCTGATTTAGAAACCTTCAGTCGTGGTAAAGAACCCTATCGTCATTTAGTTGTTCGTCAAGCTGTTACACCGTAA
- a CDS encoding DUF177 domain-containing protein — MDAIFIPQLTKAPERTEEIQVQEFLPGLETLTPVRGVIQVKHQGNYLEVSSQAEAIVTCTCNRCLQQYNHRLVLNAQEVIWLDETANQTEDLPLEMEVAVEDLLETLAPDGNFDPGEWLYQQMCLALPQRQLCNINCPGILDASVSEKPTDSRWALLDALKKQLPDN, encoded by the coding sequence ATGGACGCTATTTTTATTCCGCAGCTAACCAAAGCCCCGGAGCGGACAGAGGAAATTCAAGTTCAAGAGTTTCTGCCTGGATTAGAAACATTGACACCAGTTCGCGGAGTTATCCAAGTTAAACATCAGGGTAATTACTTGGAAGTTTCATCTCAGGCAGAAGCAATTGTTACTTGTACCTGCAATCGCTGTTTGCAGCAGTATAACCATCGTCTGGTTCTCAATGCTCAGGAAGTGATTTGGTTAGATGAAACCGCTAATCAAACGGAAGATTTGCCTTTAGAAATGGAAGTGGCTGTAGAAGATTTACTGGAAACTTTAGCACCTGATGGTAATTTTGATCCCGGTGAATGGCTCTATCAGCAGATGTGTTTAGCATTGCCACAGCGTCAATTATGTAATATCAATTGTCCAGGTATTTTGGATGCTTCTGTGTCTGAAAAACCTACTGATAGCCGTTGGGCTTTATTAGATGCTTTGAAAAAACAACTTCCAGATAATTAG